A stretch of the Candidatus Angelobacter sp. genome encodes the following:
- a CDS encoding alpha-amylase family protein, with protein sequence MNHRSKVSRRAFLKTSLAAGAAASLHDLSFKSFAAGAPGVSPGQQTAPSWVDKPMRWAQLTLVEDDPGKFDPQFWLDYFKRTRSEAVCLSAGGCVAYYPTKIPFHHRSQWLGSLDPFGDLVDGCRKLGMVVIARTDSHATYDDVRNAHPDWIAAEADGKLRRHWASPEMWVTCALGPYNFEFMTRVKKEIMADYQVDGIFINRWDGSGLCHCEHCVKNFKDAAGLDLPRTSDPRDPSRRAYIVWRQQRLFDLWQLWDSEVRKINPGSCVIPNTGGGATSSLDMRKISELAPTLIADRQARRGLAALWENGKNGKEFRAAMGRKPIVGIFSVGLEEPYRWKDSVQDEAEIRLWVADGVANGLRPWFTKFGGVIHDPRWLKPVENLYRRYASWERYLRNEQSLARVGMVYSQQTAWFYGNKVEDHTLGWYQALIEARIPFEMVHDHLLDAKHVRQFKTLILPNIAALSDAQCERLREFVTGGGGLIATYETSLYDEWGAKRADFGLRNLFGVSFKGLTEGPMHNSYLRLEHQSSHGHPLLKGLEDTPRIINGVWRLEVEESLSFPERPVTLIPSYPDLPMEKVYPRVPKTDTAEIYLRDLTRDDQAGGRVVYFPWDIDRTFREVLCVDHFKLLRNAVEWATDEEAPATVSGAGVLDVTVWRQKSSLTVHLVNLTNPMMMKGPVRELIPLGPQRVRIRIPNGAKVRQVRLLAAGGTPRIRRNGHSLSVTVPSIRDHEVVAVDL encoded by the coding sequence ATGAATCATCGTTCCAAGGTCTCACGGCGCGCTTTTCTGAAAACTTCCCTGGCGGCGGGCGCGGCCGCTTCGTTACACGACCTTTCGTTCAAATCATTTGCTGCTGGCGCGCCCGGGGTCTCGCCAGGTCAGCAGACCGCGCCATCATGGGTGGACAAACCGATGCGCTGGGCACAGCTCACACTCGTGGAGGACGACCCCGGCAAGTTCGATCCACAATTTTGGCTGGATTACTTCAAACGCACGAGGTCGGAAGCTGTCTGCCTCAGTGCAGGGGGTTGCGTCGCGTACTACCCCACGAAGATCCCTTTTCACCACCGCAGCCAGTGGCTCGGTAGCCTGGACCCGTTCGGCGATCTGGTAGATGGTTGCCGGAAGCTCGGTATGGTCGTCATCGCCCGGACGGATTCCCACGCAACCTATGACGATGTCCGCAACGCGCATCCGGATTGGATCGCGGCGGAGGCCGACGGCAAGCTGCGTCGTCATTGGGCTTCTCCCGAAATGTGGGTGACCTGTGCTCTCGGCCCTTACAACTTCGAATTCATGACCCGGGTCAAAAAAGAGATCATGGCGGATTATCAGGTGGACGGCATTTTCATTAATCGTTGGGACGGATCCGGGTTGTGTCATTGCGAACACTGCGTGAAGAATTTCAAAGATGCCGCCGGTTTGGACCTGCCGCGCACCAGCGACCCGCGGGATCCAAGCCGTCGCGCGTATATTGTCTGGCGCCAGCAACGCCTCTTCGATCTCTGGCAGCTGTGGGACAGTGAGGTCCGCAAGATCAACCCGGGTTCGTGCGTGATCCCCAACACCGGCGGCGGCGCGACGAGTTCGCTCGACATGAGGAAAATCAGCGAACTGGCGCCCACGCTCATCGCGGATCGCCAGGCCCGCCGTGGCCTCGCCGCTCTCTGGGAGAATGGAAAGAATGGCAAGGAGTTTCGCGCCGCCATGGGACGCAAACCAATCGTTGGCATCTTCAGTGTCGGCCTCGAAGAACCCTATCGATGGAAGGATTCGGTGCAGGATGAAGCAGAAATCAGGCTCTGGGTGGCGGATGGCGTCGCCAACGGCCTGCGCCCGTGGTTCACCAAATTCGGCGGCGTGATCCACGACCCGCGCTGGCTGAAACCCGTCGAAAATCTCTACCGCCGTTACGCGAGCTGGGAGAGATACCTGCGCAACGAACAATCGCTGGCCCGCGTGGGAATGGTTTATTCTCAGCAGACGGCCTGGTTTTACGGGAACAAGGTTGAGGATCACACCCTCGGCTGGTACCAGGCGCTTATCGAGGCACGCATCCCGTTCGAGATGGTTCATGATCACCTGCTTGACGCGAAGCACGTCCGCCAGTTCAAAACACTCATCCTGCCAAACATAGCGGCTCTCTCCGATGCACAATGCGAACGGCTCCGAGAGTTTGTCACCGGCGGCGGCGGTCTCATTGCCACTTACGAAACGAGTCTCTACGACGAATGGGGCGCAAAACGCGCGGATTTTGGGTTGCGCAACCTGTTCGGAGTTTCATTCAAGGGCCTCACCGAAGGTCCGATGCACAACTCCTACCTGCGCCTGGAACACCAGTCCTCTCACGGTCATCCCCTATTGAAGGGTCTCGAAGACACCCCGCGCATCATTAACGGAGTGTGGCGGCTGGAAGTCGAGGAATCGCTTTCTTTTCCCGAGCGACCGGTGACCCTGATCCCATCCTATCCGGACCTGCCGATGGAAAAAGTTTATCCTCGTGTGCCAAAAACCGACACGGCGGAAATCTATCTTCGCGATTTAACTCGCGACGATCAGGCCGGCGGTCGGGTCGTTTATTTTCCCTGGGACATTGACCGCACGTTCCGGGAGGTCCTGTGCGTTGATCACTTCAAACTCCTACGCAACGCGGTCGAATGGGCCACGGATGAAGAGGCGCCTGCAACGGTGAGCGGAGCCGGCGTTCTCGACGTAACCGTCTGGCGTCAGAAGTCCTCACTGACCGTGCACCTCGTAAATCTGACGAATCCAATGATGATGAAGGGCCCTGTTCGCGAATTGATTCCTCTCGGTCCGCAAAGAGTTCGCATTCGCATTCCGAACGGCGCGAAAGTCCGGCAAGTCCGCCTCCTGGCCGCCGGTGGAACCCCGCGCATCCGGCGCAACGGTCATTCCCTGTCCGTAACCGT